A region from the Lolium perenne isolate Kyuss_39 chromosome 4, Kyuss_2.0, whole genome shotgun sequence genome encodes:
- the LOC127349097 gene encoding high mobility group B protein 2-like: MTTGKSTKSAAKPKGSKLAVKKRLSVKINEADKWKPRTDSMKERKKPAPQLASTASWLGALALFQRDYLKEFREKNPKDKSSRDTVFRKASKVWSSLSNSDKAPYEARSLAAALQYRKDVAKTAFYRKTWDLKLKMEVEMDKMSL; this comes from the exons ATGACAACGGGGAAGTCGACCAAATCCGCCGCCAAGCCCAAGGGCAGCAA GTTGGCGGTGAAGAAAAGGTTGTCAGTGAAGATCAATGAGGCGGACAAGTGGAAGCCTAGAACTGATTCCATGAAGGAGAGGAAGAAACCCGCGCCGCAGCTCGCGAGCACGGCATCCTGGCTTGGCGCCTTGGCCCTCTTCCA GCGAGACTACCTCAAGGAGTTCAGGGAGAAGAATCCCAAAGACAAGTCCTCTCGTGATACC GTCTTTCGGAAAGCCTCCAAAGTGTGGAGTTCCTTGAGCAATTCG GACAAGGCTCCCTATGAAGCCAGGTCCCTTGCGGCAGCTTTACAGTACAGGAAGGACGTCGCAAAAACTGCTTTCTACAGAAAG ACATGGGACTTAAAACTCaagatggaggtggagatggacaAGATGAGCCTGTGA